The sequence CGGCGTCGCGCCCGCCGCCGCGCCGGCCGCACCCGAGGTGCCCCCGCCGGCCGCCATGGCCGCCGCCGGCGCACCGACAACCGACTTCCGCGACGGCCCCGAACGCGCTTTGGTGCAGAAGGCCTGCACCGTCTGCCATGTCGCCTCGCAGGTCACCAACCAGCGCCACACCAAGCAGGAATGGGCGACGTTGGTCGAGAAGATGATCGGCTTCGGCGCGCAGGTGCACGACGATCAATATGATGCGATCGTCAATTATCTCGCGCGCAATTATCCGAGCGAACCGGCCAAGTGAGGCGGCTCAGCCGTCGGTGCTGACAAAGGCCTCCAGCTCGGCCTTAATCTCCGCGCCATGCTGGTCGAGGAGGGGTGGAGGCATGCGGAGTTGCTGGGGGGTGGCGGAGAGTTTGACCGGGAAGCCGAGCGCCTTGAAGCTGCCTTCGACCGGGTGGGGGATGTCCTGCACCATCTGGCGTGCGGCGGCGTGGTCGGAGGCCAGCGACTGGGCGTAATCGAGGATCGGGCCGGCGGGCACGCCGGCGGCGAGCAGGCCGCTCACCCATTGCTCGACCGTGCGCGTGGCGAAGGTGGGCCTGAGCGTGTCGATCAGCACGGCGGCGTTGGCGACGCGGACGCTGTTGTCGCCGAAGCGCGGATCGTCGTTCAGTTCGGGCAGGCTCATCACCTGGAGCAGCGCCAGCCAGAGCTTCTGGTTGGCGGCGGCGAACACGAACCAGCCGTCGGACGCCGCCACCGCCTGATAGGGCGCCGACATGCGGTTGGCCGAGCCCAGCGGCTTGGGGCTCTGGCCGGTGCCCCAATATTCGGCGGTCTCCCAGATCGACAGACCGAGTGCGGCCTCGAACAACGACGCGGTGACGAGCTGGCCCTCGCCGGTCTTCTCGCGGCCGATCACCGCCGAGAGGATGCCGTAGACCGCGAACAGGGCCGAGCCGAGATCGGCGACCGGCGTGCCGTTCTTGACCGGCTCGTGCCCCGGCAGCCCGACCGCGCTCATGATCCCCGACATCGCCTGCGCGATCAGGTCGTAGCCCGGCCGCGCCGCCCACGGCCCGCCCGGCCCGAACCCCGAAATGCTCGCATAGATCAGCCGCGGGTTGAGCGCGCGCAGCCGCTCATAGCCGATGCCGAGCCGGTCGGCGACGCCGGGCCGGCCATTCTCGACGAGGATGTCGGCGGTCTTCGCCAGCGCGTCGAACGTGTCGCGGTCGGCCGGATCCTTCAAATCGAGCACGATCGAGCGCTTGTTGCGGTTGAGCGCGAGGAACCCCGGACTGTCGTCGCCCTTCAGCCGGAACCCCATCGACCGCCGCGAACTGTCGCCTACCACAGGCGGCTCGACCTTGATCACGTCCGCACCCATGTCGCCCAGCAACATGCACGCAAACGGTCCAGCCATCACCTGCGACACGTCCAACACACGCAATCCAGCCAATGGCTGCATGGCTTCCCCTCCCCAACGGCGTCTTCGCCGGCTGTCGCGTGTTGCGTACATCGCTTGCAGTGTGCATACAATAGCAGCGAGGGGATCGAGGGGCGAGCGATGAAGCAGCGGACCGCGATGCGGTTTACAGCGTGGCGGCGCCTTCCTACGCGTATCGCCGGACCAATTTCCGCGACGGGCAGGATCGGGCGATGACGCTTTACGTGCTGGACGGCATCGCGCCGCAGCTTGCCGATCCGAAGGCGTGCTTCGTCGCGCCTGGCGCTGCGCTGATCGGCCGGGTCGTCGCCGGGCGCGACACATCCTTCTGGTTCGGCGTGGTGGTGCGCGCGGACAATGACTTGATCGAGATTGGCGACCGCACCAACGTGCAGGACGGCGCGATCGTCCACGCCGATCCGGACGTGCCGACGCGCATCGGCGCGGGCTGCACGATCGGCCATCGCGCGATCGTGCATGGCGCGACGATCGGCGACGATTGCCTGATCGGGATGGGCGCGACGATCCTCAACGGCGCGATGATCGGCGCCAATTCGCTGGTCGGCGCCAACGCGCTCGTCACCGAGGGCAAGATCTTCCCGCCCGGATCGCTGATCGTCGGCGCGCCGGCGCAGGTGCGTCGTCCGCTGAGCGAGGACGAGATTGCCGGCATCCGCCGTTCGGCGGACTCCTATGTCGCCAATGGCCGCCGGTTCGGCGCGGGACTGCAACCCGTCACAGGCTGACGATAACAACGACGCCAAAGCGGACGGCAAATGCCGCCGCCACCGAGGGAGGACGAGAATGCGCAATCGCAAAGGGGCCGTCATCGCGGCGACCCTGCTGGCAGCCGGGGCACAGGCCGCCGCGGCGCAAATGCCGGTCGTGGCGACCTCGCCCGATCGACATACGATCATCGCCATCGACCGCGATGCGCAGGGCGCGCTCGTCTACACGGTGAAGCATGACGGGCGCGACGTCATCGCCCCCTCGCCGGTCGGGCTGACGCTGATGACCGATCGCCCCGATCTGTCCGAGGCGGGCCGCCTGCGCGACGGCCTGACGATCGATCGGGTCGAGCGGCGCCAGGGTGTCGATGCCTATGCGCCGGTGCACGGCAAGACCTCGTCGGTGCGCGAGCCTTATGCCGAGGTGACCGTCCACGCCCACGAACAGGCCGGTGCGGGCCGGCGCATCGACCTGATCGCGCGCGCCTACGATGGCGGCGTGGCGTTCCGCCTCGTCTTGCCGCAACAGCCCGGTCTCGCGACGGTTCGGATCATGCACGAGCTGACCCGCTTCGCCTTCGCCGGCGATTATGCCTGCACCGGGCTCAATCTCGGCGCCTATCACAACAGCCACGAGGGCGAGTTCGACCCGATCGCGGCGCACCTGATCCGCGCGCACGATCGCTACGATCTGCCTTTGGTGTGCCGCACCGGCGCCGGCGACACGACCTTCGCGCTGACCGAAAGCGATCTCGACCATTATGCCGGTGCATATCTGTCCGGGCGCGGCGAGGGCGGGCTGGGCGTCGAGATCAACCTGACCCCGCAGCCGCAGGATGAAAATATCGCGGTCGACACGCCGATGACCCAGGCCGGCGTCGCGACGCCGTGGCGCGTGGTGCTGATCGCCGACCGCGCCGAAAAGCTTGTCGAATCGAACCTCGTCGATGCGCTCGCCGCCCCATCACGGATCGCCGACACGACGTGGATCAAGCCGGGCAAGGCGGCGTGGGACTGGTGGTCGGGGCCATACCTGCCGGGGGCGACCAATGTCGGCCACAACGACGCGACCTACCGTACCTTCATCGATTTCGCCGGCCGGATGGGCCTGCCCTACATGCTGATCGACGAGGGCTGGGCCAAGGGCGCGGGCGGCGCGGGCTTCGTCCGGCCGGATTCGGACGTGACCAAGACGGCGCCCGGCGTCGATCTGCCCGGTCTTGTCGCTTATGCCCACCAGCGCGGCGTCGGCCTGTGGCTGTGGGCAAACTGGCAGGCGCTCGACGCGCAGATGGATGCCGCCCTCCCCCTTTACGAGAAATTGGGGATCAAGGGCATCAAGATCGACTTCATGGACCGCGAGGACCAGGCGATGGTCGACTTCTACCACCGCCTGCTCGCCAAGGCGGCGGCGCACCATTTGATGGTCGATCTGCACGGCGCCTACGTGCCGCGTGGGCTGGAGCGCACCTATCCGAACTTCATGACGCAGGAAGGCGTGATGGGCGCGGAATATAACAAATGGAGCGCGCGCGTCACCGCGACCCACAATGTCAGCCTCGCTTATACGCGCGGGCTGCTCGGGCCGATGGACTATACGCCGGGCGGCTTCCGCAACGTCACGCCCGCCGCGTTCGGGATGCACAATGAGGCGCCGCAGGTGATGACCAGCCGCCCGCAGCAGCTGGCGATGTACGTGGTCTATACCAGCCCGTTCGCCTGCCTCGCCGACAGCCCGGCGGCGTATGAGACCGCCAACAGCGCGCTCGCGCCCGGCGCCGACTTCCTGAAGGTCGTGCCGACCAGCTGGGACGAGACCAGGGCGATCGCCGGCGAGTTCGGCCACTACATCGTCGTCGCGCGCCGCAAGGGGCGGCAATGGTTCGTCGGCGCGATGAACGACGAGACTGCGCGCCATGTCGACCTGCCGCTCGACGTCCTCGGCAAGGGCCGCTGGCAGGTCGCGCGCTGGACGGACGGCGGGGCGCCTGACACGGTACGCACCGACACGACGACGGTCGGCTCGACCGCGCTGTCGCTCGATCTCGCATCGGGCGGCGGGGCGGCGCTGATCCTGACGCCGGCCGGCTCTTGAGGGGAATGACGAACATGAAGGCGATGTGGATCGGCGCGGCTGCGCTGGCGCTGGCGGCGGGAGCGGCGCAGGCGCAGACGGCGGTCGGACCCTATAATGTCGCGCTGATCGCGGGCGGCGTGGGCATGGCCAAGCCGGTCGCTGGCGGCGCGGGCAGCACGTGGACATTGCGGCTGTGGGTCGCGGCCGATCGCCCCGCGGCCGGCCTCGTCCGCATCGCCGGGCTGGGGGACGGCACTGCCGGTCGCTATATCGGCCTGCGCGACGGCGTGCCCGTCCTGATCGACGGGGCGGTGGTGACGGCTGGATCGCGGCGCATGGCGTCGGGCTGGCACGCGCTCGCGCTGACGAGCGACGGCACGATGCTGCGCCTCTATGTCGACGGTGCGCAGGCGGCGCAGGCCAAGGCCGCGCCCGCCGGCACCGAGACGATGCTGCAGATCGGCCCGCGCGCCGCCGGCCAGCCGGGCTTCGCCGGCCGGATCGCCGGGCTGACGCTCGACCGCGTCGCGGCGACGCCGGCCGCGCTGAAGACCGATGCCGGCCGCGCGCCCGATGCGAGCCTGATCCAGTTCGCCGATGCCAGCCCGCACTGGCCGCTGCAGGTGAAGCAGATGCAGGGTCAGGTGGCCCCGCAGGATCCGGCCACCCTCCCCCACAGCGCCACCCCGCCCGCCGCGCCGGTCGCGCAGCCGCTGCCGCAGGCGCCGGTGGTCGAGGCACTTGGCGATGCGCGCTGGGCGCTGAACGGCTGGCGGCTGGCCGCCGCGCCGACCGTGTCCGGCGACGGCGCGACGCTGTCGCGACCCGGCACCGACACCAGCCATTGGTATGCCGCGACCGTGCCCGGCACCGTGCTGACGACTTTGGTCGATCGCGGCGTCTATCCGGATCCGGCCTATGGCCTCAACAATCTGGCGATCCCCGAAAGCCTCGCGCACCAGGATTATTGGTATCGCACCGAATTCACGCTGCCGCCCGAAGCGGCCGGACGCCATCTCGAACTGCTGTTGCAGGGCGTGAATTATCGCGCGACCGTGTGGGTCAACGGCCAGCAGGCCGGAAAGGTCGTCGGCGCATTCGCGCGCGGGTCGTTCGACGTCGGCGCATTGCTTCGCGCGGGCACCAACGCGATCGCGATCAGGGTGTCGCCGCCGCCGCATGTCGGCCTCGCGCACGAGGAATCGCTCACATCGGGCGTAGGCGAGAATGGCGGCGAGATGATGCTCGACGGCCCGACCTTCGCCGCGACCGAGGGATGGGACTGGATCCCGACGATCCGTGACCGCAATACCGGCCTGTGGCAGGGCGTCGAGTTGCGCGCGACCGACGCCGTCACGATCGGCGATGCGCAGGTGGTGACGACCCTGCCCAAGCCCGACAACAGCCTCGCCGATGTCGAGATCGACGTGCCGCTCCACAATGCGGCGGCACACCCGGTCAGCCTGACGCTCACCGCCGCATTCGACGACGTCAAGGTGACGCGTACGGTCACGCTGGCGGCGGGCGCGAGCCAGACCGTGCGCCTCTCGCCCGACACCGATCCGGCGCTGCGCGTACACAACCCGAAATTGTGGTGGCCGAACGGCTATGGCGCGCCGGCGCTGCACGATCTGCACCTGTCGGCGGCGGTCGACGGCCGCGTGTCGGACAGCAAGGCGATCCGCTTCGGCATGCGGCAGGTGACCTATGAATTGTCGCTGCTGGATCATGACGGCGCGCTCGAACGCGTCGCGGTCGACCTGCCCAAGGCGCGCCAGCTCGGCACGCCGATCGTCGATGTGCGGCACGAAGCGATCCGGCAGGTGCCGGGCGGCTGGGCCTATTCGTTCATGCCGGGCGCCGAGACCTCGCCCGCCGTCACCCCGATCAAGGGCGATGCCGGGCTGTCGCCGTTCCTCGTGCTGCGCGTCAACGGCGTGCGCATCGCCGCGCGCGGCGGCAGCATCGGCATGGACGACTTCATGAAGCGCGTCGGTCGCGCGCGGCTGGAGCCCGATTTCGCGCTGCACCGCGACGCCCACGTCAACATCATCCGCAACTGGATCGGCCAGGATACCGAGGAGAATTTCTTCGCGCTCGCCGACGAATACGGCATGATGGTGCTGAACGATTTCTGGGAATCGACGCAGGATTACAATATCGAGGCGCAGGACGTGCCCTTGTTCCTCGCCAATGCGCGCGAAGTGGTGAAGCGTTTCCGCAATCATCCGTCGATCATCGTCTGGTTCGGCCGCAACGAGGGCGTGCCGCAGCCGATCGTCAACGAAGGCCTTGCCGACCTGATCGAGCATGAGGACGGCACGCGCCTCTACATGTCGTCGTCCAACCGCATCAGCCTGCACGACAGCGGCCCCTATAATTGGCGCTCGCCCGAGAAATACTTCACCGAATATTCCAACGGCTTCGCGGTCGAGGTCGGCACGCCGTCCTTTCCCACACTGGAGGCGTGGCAGCGCGTAATCCCGCCATCCGAGCAATGGCCGATTAGCGATACATGGGCACATCACGACTGGCACCAGACCGGCAATGGCGCGGTCGCCAGCTTCACCGACGCGATGGCACGCGAATTCGGCCCGGCGACCAGCCTGCCCGATTTCGAGCGCAAGGCGCAATTGCTGGAATATGAGAGCTATCGCGCGATCTTCGAGGGGATGAATGCCGGCCTGTGGACCACCAATAGCGGCCGCATGCTGTGGATGACGCAGCCGGCATGGCCCTCGTCGGCGTGGCAGATCTTCTCGTCCGACTATGACACGCACGGCGCCTTCTACGGCGTCAAGAAGGCGTCGGAGCAGGTCCACGTCCAGATGAACCTGCCCGATCACAAGGTGATCCTCGTCAATAACGGCCAGACGCCGCTCGCCCGCGTGACGGTGACGGCACGGGTCGAGGGGCTGGACGGGCGCGTGCTGGCGGAGAAGAGCGCCGCGCTGTCGCCGGCCGCGGGCGCGGTCGCGCCGGCCTTCACGCTCGATCTGGAGCCGCTGATGGCGAACGGACCGGTGCTGGTGCGGCTCACCGCGACCGACGCGAGCCATGCGATGCTGTCGGACAATTTCTACTGGCAGGCGCGCGATCCGGAGGCGCTGCGCGCGCTGACGGCGATGCCGCAGGTGATGCTGACCGGCCAAGCGGCCCTCGCAGCGGACGGCGCCGACAGCGTGGTGACGGTCGATCTCGCCAATCCGGGCAAGACCGCTGCGATCACCACCAAGCTCGGCCTGTTCGATGCCGCCGGCAAGCAGGTGCTGCCTGCTTTTTTCAGCGACAATTACGTCTCGCTGCTGCCGGGCGAGCGGCGCCGCGTGACGATCCGCGCGGCGATGACGCTGGCGGGCGCGGCGCCGGTCGTCCGCGTGCGCGGCTTCAACGTCGCGCCGACGACGATCGCGACACATTGACCGGGCCGATCAAGGCCCGGCGCATGGGAGAGACGGGATGCGGAGGATATTCGGTGGGCTGACCCTGGCGGCCTGCATCTGCGCGGCCGCCGGCGCGCAAGGCGTGGGCGAACGGCCGGCATCGGTGGCGGACTATGCCAAACCGATCGCCTATCCGCATGCCGACGAGGCGCAGGTGCGGCTGCACTTCAACCGCGCGCGGGCGATCGCGAAAGATGATCTCTACGTCTATTTCGATACGCTCTGCATCCAGGACCAGATCTACAAGGAGCGGACCAACAACGCCCAATATCTCGGCCTCATCCCGGCGCAGCGCGTGTTCGACGAGCTTTATTATGTCGGGCAGATGATGGTCGGCGCGTGGGCGCTCAAGACGCGCGACGGCATCATCCTGTTCGACGCGCTCAACAACAAGGACGAGGCGCGCGAGATCGTCGTCGCCGGGCTGCACCAGATGGGGCTGC is a genomic window of Sphingomonas nostoxanthinifaciens containing:
- a CDS encoding CaiB/BaiF CoA transferase family protein; amino-acid sequence: MQPLAGLRVLDVSQVMAGPFACMLLGDMGADVIKVEPPVVGDSSRRSMGFRLKGDDSPGFLALNRNKRSIVLDLKDPADRDTFDALAKTADILVENGRPGVADRLGIGYERLRALNPRLIYASISGFGPGGPWAARPGYDLIAQAMSGIMSAVGLPGHEPVKNGTPVADLGSALFAVYGILSAVIGREKTGEGQLVTASLFEAALGLSIWETAEYWGTGQSPKPLGSANRMSAPYQAVAASDGWFVFAAANQKLWLALLQVMSLPELNDDPRFGDNSVRVANAAVLIDTLRPTFATRTVEQWVSGLLAAGVPAGPILDYAQSLASDHAAARQMVQDIPHPVEGSFKALGFPVKLSATPQQLRMPPPLLDQHGAEIKAELEAFVSTDG
- a CDS encoding gamma carbonic anhydrase family protein; protein product: MAAPSYAYRRTNFRDGQDRAMTLYVLDGIAPQLADPKACFVAPGAALIGRVVAGRDTSFWFGVVVRADNDLIEIGDRTNVQDGAIVHADPDVPTRIGAGCTIGHRAIVHGATIGDDCLIGMGATILNGAMIGANSLVGANALVTEGKIFPPGSLIVGAPAQVRRPLSEDEIAGIRRSADSYVANGRRFGAGLQPVTG
- a CDS encoding glycoside hydrolase family 97 protein, whose protein sequence is MRNRKGAVIAATLLAAGAQAAAAQMPVVATSPDRHTIIAIDRDAQGALVYTVKHDGRDVIAPSPVGLTLMTDRPDLSEAGRLRDGLTIDRVERRQGVDAYAPVHGKTSSVREPYAEVTVHAHEQAGAGRRIDLIARAYDGGVAFRLVLPQQPGLATVRIMHELTRFAFAGDYACTGLNLGAYHNSHEGEFDPIAAHLIRAHDRYDLPLVCRTGAGDTTFALTESDLDHYAGAYLSGRGEGGLGVEINLTPQPQDENIAVDTPMTQAGVATPWRVVLIADRAEKLVESNLVDALAAPSRIADTTWIKPGKAAWDWWSGPYLPGATNVGHNDATYRTFIDFAGRMGLPYMLIDEGWAKGAGGAGFVRPDSDVTKTAPGVDLPGLVAYAHQRGVGLWLWANWQALDAQMDAALPLYEKLGIKGIKIDFMDREDQAMVDFYHRLLAKAAAHHLMVDLHGAYVPRGLERTYPNFMTQEGVMGAEYNKWSARVTATHNVSLAYTRGLLGPMDYTPGGFRNVTPAAFGMHNEAPQVMTSRPQQLAMYVVYTSPFACLADSPAAYETANSALAPGADFLKVVPTSWDETRAIAGEFGHYIVVARRKGRQWFVGAMNDETARHVDLPLDVLGKGRWQVARWTDGGAPDTVRTDTTTVGSTALSLDLASGGGAALILTPAGS
- a CDS encoding glycosyl hydrolase 2 galactose-binding domain-containing protein produces the protein MKAMWIGAAALALAAGAAQAQTAVGPYNVALIAGGVGMAKPVAGGAGSTWTLRLWVAADRPAAGLVRIAGLGDGTAGRYIGLRDGVPVLIDGAVVTAGSRRMASGWHALALTSDGTMLRLYVDGAQAAQAKAAPAGTETMLQIGPRAAGQPGFAGRIAGLTLDRVAATPAALKTDAGRAPDASLIQFADASPHWPLQVKQMQGQVAPQDPATLPHSATPPAAPVAQPLPQAPVVEALGDARWALNGWRLAAAPTVSGDGATLSRPGTDTSHWYAATVPGTVLTTLVDRGVYPDPAYGLNNLAIPESLAHQDYWYRTEFTLPPEAAGRHLELLLQGVNYRATVWVNGQQAGKVVGAFARGSFDVGALLRAGTNAIAIRVSPPPHVGLAHEESLTSGVGENGGEMMLDGPTFAATEGWDWIPTIRDRNTGLWQGVELRATDAVTIGDAQVVTTLPKPDNSLADVEIDVPLHNAAAHPVSLTLTAAFDDVKVTRTVTLAAGASQTVRLSPDTDPALRVHNPKLWWPNGYGAPALHDLHLSAAVDGRVSDSKAIRFGMRQVTYELSLLDHDGALERVAVDLPKARQLGTPIVDVRHEAIRQVPGGWAYSFMPGAETSPAVTPIKGDAGLSPFLVLRVNGVRIAARGGSIGMDDFMKRVGRARLEPDFALHRDAHVNIIRNWIGQDTEENFFALADEYGMMVLNDFWESTQDYNIEAQDVPLFLANAREVVKRFRNHPSIIVWFGRNEGVPQPIVNEGLADLIEHEDGTRLYMSSSNRISLHDSGPYNWRSPEKYFTEYSNGFAVEVGTPSFPTLEAWQRVIPPSEQWPISDTWAHHDWHQTGNGAVASFTDAMAREFGPATSLPDFERKAQLLEYESYRAIFEGMNAGLWTTNSGRMLWMTQPAWPSSAWQIFSSDYDTHGAFYGVKKASEQVHVQMNLPDHKVILVNNGQTPLARVTVTARVEGLDGRVLAEKSAALSPAAGAVAPAFTLDLEPLMANGPVLVRLTATDASHAMLSDNFYWQARDPEALRALTAMPQVMLTGQAALAADGADSVVTVDLANPGKTAAITTKLGLFDAAGKQVLPAFFSDNYVSLLPGERRRVTIRAAMTLAGAAPVVRVRGFNVAPTTIATH